One Senegalimassilia faecalis genomic window, GTGCGCTGCTGGAACAGGCTGAAGTTCTGGAAGATCATGCCCACCTGCGCGCGCAGCTCAAGCAGCGCCTTGCCCGACAGGTTCGTGATGTCGCGGCCGTCGTAGATGATGGAGCCTTCCGTGGGACGCTCGAGCAGGTTGAGGCAGCGCACGAGCGTGGACTTGCCCGCGCCCGATGCGCCGATGATGCCGAACACGTCGCCATCGTTTATGGTGAGGTTCACGTTGCGCAGCGCATGGTGGGCGCGTTCGCCCTCGCCATACGTCTTGCACACGTGTTGCAGTTGAATCATGTCACTTCCGATCGATCGGATGAATATCATCGCGCACCGGGCCAAATCGCGCACGGGCGCAACCTCGTATGATACGGGGGAACAGGCCGAACCGTCAACCCAAAGCAACCGCGAACGGCCTTGCATTATTCCGACGACGCGGCAACGGTTTCGCCGATAACGCCCGGCGCGGCAGCACCGCCATCTACCCGCGCGCAGCGCTTTCCACGCCGATGCCCTTCGCCTTTTCTCCCGCGAACTGCGCGGTGCGGCGCACCAGGTACGCAACGCCCATCGCGCGAAGCGCATGCACGGACTGGGCCGCCAGATGCTTTGCATACGGCAGCGGCGAAATGTTCGGCACGGGAAGGCCGCGCTGCTCGAAGTAGAAGCGCTTCTTCGCCGGAGATAGCTTGCCGCAATGAAGCACGTGCTGCTCGGGGATCATGTCGAACATGCGCTTCGTCATGCGGCGCACCACAGGGTTGTCCCAACCGTCGTCGATGATGGCGCCGTCAAGGTAGTTGAACGCGCGCACCGTATGCGCAAGCCAGATGCCCTCGTCGCGAACGCCCATGTCGTGCATCTCGCTTGTCATGTCCATCCAGCGCACGAACGGCAGCGCGATCTTCTCTTCCGTGGCGTGATGCAACGTAGAGCCGGGCAGGTCGGTGCGATAGCAGTAGAACATCTTGTCCAGATACGCGATCTTGCGGGCACGGCAAAGCGTCTGCACCAAAAACGGGTTGTCCGCCCAGCCGGCGCCAGGATACGGATGGAACCGAATGCCCTGCTCATCCAAGAAAGCGCGGCGGTACAGCGCCGACCAGATGGAAGGATGCCCCTCAAGCAGAATGGGCGCGTCGGCAAGCACGAACGGCGCCTTCGATGTTGGCAGCGCGCGATACAACCCGCCGGGCTTCGTGTACAACGTGCTGGGGTTGTCCCATTCGTGCAGCTCAAGCCAAGGGGTTTTCACCACATCGATAGCGCCGCCAAGCGCATCGACAAGCGCAAGCATATCCTTGAACATGTCCAGCCGCAGATAGTCGTCGGGTTCCACGATGGCGATATATTCGCCGCACGCCATGTCCAGACCCCGATTGCACGTAGCCCCGTAGCCTTCGTTTTGCTTGTCGATGCACACGATGCGCTCATCGGCGTCGGCGTGACGGTGCATGATGGCGCTCGAGCCGTCCTTTGAGCCGTCGTTGAGGCAGATGATTTCGATATCGCGAAACGTTTGCCCCGAAACGCTGTCCAGGCACTCGTCAAGGAATTTCTCCACGTTACAGATAGGGATGATTACCGAGATTCTTGGAGAACGCGTCATGTCGATCACCTTCCCATCATCTTCGCCAAACGCGGGCCGTCGACGCCAAGGTAATGCAACGCAAGCGTCTTGCGATAGCGCGAGCGAACCATGCGCTCGAAGCGCGGGTGGCTGCTTGCAAGCCACGAGTAAAACGCCTTTGCGCGCCGCATGCCGCGCGCGCGATCTTCATCGTAGATAAGCGCGATGTTGAAGTGCGTGTGCAGCGCCAGCCGCACGCGATTGTCCAGGTACTGCGCAATGGGCCCCTGAAAACGACCTTGGTCGGCGAACGCAAGGATATCGCGCACCATAGCCGCGTGGTCCTCGTAGCGCTTGGCGTAGCTTGCGAAAGCCACGGACTGCTCCGCGTTGCCCAACAGGTACTGGTACACTTCCACCGGCGCGAACTGCACCGTAGCGGCATAACACGTTGCCATGACCACATACTGCAGGTCAACGTAGAAAATGCCTTCGTGCAGACGGATGTTGTTGAGCCGCAGAAGCTCGGTTTTCACGGAAAGCGTGTGGATGGTCAAAAACGCTTCGCACGCGCCGTCGCCGCATACGCTAAGGAAGTCGACGACGCCGGGCAGGCGAAAACCCGCCGGAAGATGGCAGTGCGTGCGCGCGTGGGTGGTCATGTCCACTTCGACCTTCTCGTCGACGAACAGGTCGGCGTCCGACGCTTTGAGCAGCTCCACAACACGTACCAAGCCATCGGTGTCAACCCAGTCGTCGCCGTCGACCACGCGAAAATACCGCCCCTGCGCATGGTCGATGCCCGCGTTCACGGCAGAACCGTGGCCGCCGTTTTCCTTCGAGACCAGGCGAAACAGCTGCGGCATGCGCTCGACGTAGCCCTGCGCGATGCGCGCCGTCTCGTCAG contains:
- a CDS encoding glycosyltransferase family 2 protein yields the protein MTRSPRISVIIPICNVEKFLDECLDSVSGQTFRDIEIICLNDGSKDGSSAIMHRHADADERIVCIDKQNEGYGATCNRGLDMACGEYIAIVEPDDYLRLDMFKDMLALVDALGGAIDVVKTPWLELHEWDNPSTLYTKPGGLYRALPTSKAPFVLADAPILLEGHPSIWSALYRRAFLDEQGIRFHPYPGAGWADNPFLVQTLCRARKIAYLDKMFYCYRTDLPGSTLHHATEEKIALPFVRWMDMTSEMHDMGVRDEGIWLAHTVRAFNYLDGAIIDDGWDNPVVRRMTKRMFDMIPEQHVLHCGKLSPAKKRFYFEQRGLPVPNISPLPYAKHLAAQSVHALRAMGVAYLVRRTAQFAGEKAKGIGVESAARG
- a CDS encoding glycosyltransferase family 2 protein, translating into MGKVLTIAMPCYNVERYLRRGLDSLADERLADDVEVIVVDDGSTDETARIAQGYVERMPQLFRLVSKENGGHGSAVNAGIDHAQGRYFRVVDGDDWVDTDGLVRVVELLKASDADLFVDEKVEVDMTTHARTHCHLPAGFRLPGVVDFLSVCGDGACEAFLTIHTLSVKTELLRLNNIRLHEGIFYVDLQYVVMATCYAATVQFAPVEVYQYLLGNAEQSVAFASYAKRYEDHAAMVRDILAFADQGRFQGPIAQYLDNRVRLALHTHFNIALIYDEDRARGMRRAKAFYSWLASSHPRFERMVRSRYRKTLALHYLGVDGPRLAKMMGR